One stretch of Pseudomonas fragi DNA includes these proteins:
- a CDS encoding DUF4398 domain-containing protein — protein sequence MELKTMMTRTVKTTSPRLRGLKLAALAIGTSFVLAGCAGNPPSEQYAVTQSAVNNAVSAGATEYAPVEMKSAQDKLKQAELAMHDKKYDEARRLSEQAEWDARVAERKAQAAKAEKAVQDAQNAVQQLRQEGMRSVK from the coding sequence ATGGAGTTGAAGACCATGATGACCCGCACTGTCAAAACCACCTCACCTCGCCTGCGCGGGCTAAAACTGGCTGCGCTGGCAATCGGCACCAGCTTCGTTCTGGCCGGTTGCGCTGGCAATCCACCTTCAGAGCAGTACGCCGTGACTCAATCGGCGGTGAATAACGCCGTGAGCGCAGGCGCTACTGAATATGCACCGGTGGAAATGAAATCGGCCCAGGACAAACTCAAGCAGGCCGAGCTGGCCATGCATGACAAAAAATACGACGAAGCCCGTCGTCTGTCCGAACAAGCGGAGTGGGATGCTCGCGTAGCAGAGCGCAAGGCCCAGGCGGCGAAGGCCGAGAAGGCTGTTCAGGATGCTCAGAATGCCGTTCAGCAATTGCGTCAGGAAGGCATGCGCAGCGTTAAGTAA
- a CDS encoding DUF72 domain-containing protein has product MELPYYLGCPSWSENAWREGLYPQNARPADFLSLYAQVFNAVEGNTTFYARPAPTTVQRWAHSLPEHFRLTAKFPRDISHGGDLRGQLHAAEDFLQLLQPLGMRVAPFWLQLPASFGPQRLAELVSFMDALQRPLAVEVRHPEFFAKGDAERLLNRLLMDRGVERICLDPRALFSCDSSDPAVRHAQSKKPRVPPRPAAFTQWPQVRFIGRPELEANDPYLLPWVEKVAGWIEEGRTPYVFLHTPDNHRAPELARRFHQQLSERLPGLPALPELHPPQSREQLGLL; this is encoded by the coding sequence ATTGAGCTTCCTTACTACCTCGGTTGCCCGTCCTGGAGTGAAAACGCCTGGCGCGAAGGCCTGTATCCGCAAAACGCCCGCCCGGCGGATTTTCTGAGCCTGTATGCGCAGGTCTTCAATGCCGTGGAAGGCAATACCACTTTCTATGCCCGCCCGGCGCCAACCACGGTGCAGCGCTGGGCGCACAGCCTGCCCGAACACTTTCGCCTGACAGCCAAGTTCCCGCGGGATATCAGCCACGGCGGTGATTTGCGTGGGCAATTGCACGCAGCCGAAGACTTCCTGCAACTGTTGCAGCCCCTTGGCATGCGTGTGGCGCCGTTTTGGCTACAACTGCCGGCCAGCTTCGGGCCACAGCGCCTGGCTGAGCTGGTGAGCTTTATGGACGCCCTGCAGCGGCCGCTGGCGGTTGAAGTGCGTCACCCGGAGTTCTTTGCCAAAGGCGATGCCGAGCGCTTGCTCAACCGCTTGCTGATGGATCGCGGGGTCGAGCGTATCTGTCTTGATCCGCGGGCACTGTTCAGTTGCGATTCGAGCGACCCTGCGGTGCGCCACGCCCAATCGAAAAAACCGCGAGTGCCACCACGACCGGCGGCCTTCACACAGTGGCCGCAGGTGCGTTTTATTGGCCGCCCGGAGCTTGAAGCCAACGACCCTTACTTGTTGCCCTGGGTTGAAAAAGTCGCGGGCTGGATCGAGGAAGGGCGCACGCCGTATGTGTTTTTACACACGCCGGACAATCACCGCGCACCGGAACTGGCGCGGCGCTTTCATCAACAATTGAGTGAAAGGTTACCGGGGCTGCCGGCACTGCCCGAGCTGCATCCGCCGCAGAGCCGCGAACAACTGGGCCTGCTTTAG
- a CDS encoding efflux RND transporter periplasmic adaptor subunit, with product MLRHALPRAVPVCLLFLLSGCGQQEPAKISISPAMVVQPQPSALASQSYPGEVRARFDPQLAFRIGGKVTRRLVDEGERVKANQPLAELDPQDVRLQLDATRAQVAAGQANLNLVRAERDRYKTLLDRQMVSRSQFDNAENLYRSGEAKLQQLKAEQDVASNQASYAVLRAPQDGVIAQRQVEVGQVVSAGQTVFTLAADGEREVLISLPEQDFGRFKIGLPVAVELWSQPGQRFSGRIRELSPSADPKSRTFAARIAFTAGKVPAELGQSARVFIQSEGASSLSVPLSALTAENGAAYVWRVGQDNKLEQVPVRVGPFGENSVPVLEGLKADDWIVAAGVHVLHPGQEVRPIDRSNRAINVAAKE from the coding sequence ATGTTGCGCCATGCCTTGCCCCGCGCTGTGCCTGTGTGTCTGCTGTTTTTATTGTCTGGGTGTGGGCAGCAGGAGCCCGCAAAAATCAGCATCAGCCCGGCGATGGTGGTGCAACCGCAGCCTTCGGCACTGGCCAGCCAGAGCTACCCGGGCGAAGTGCGGGCGCGGTTTGACCCGCAACTGGCGTTTCGCATTGGCGGCAAGGTAACCCGGCGTCTGGTGGATGAGGGCGAGCGGGTCAAGGCCAACCAGCCGCTGGCCGAACTGGACCCGCAAGATGTGCGCCTGCAATTGGACGCAACCCGCGCCCAGGTCGCCGCCGGGCAGGCCAACCTGAACCTGGTGCGTGCCGAGCGCGACCGCTACAAGACCCTGCTGGACCGGCAGATGGTCAGCCGCTCGCAGTTTGATAATGCCGAAAACCTTTATCGCTCAGGCGAAGCCAAGCTGCAACAGCTCAAGGCCGAGCAGGACGTGGCCAGCAATCAGGCGAGCTATGCGGTATTGCGTGCTCCACAAGATGGCGTGATTGCTCAGCGTCAGGTCGAGGTGGGGCAAGTGGTCAGTGCCGGGCAAACGGTGTTCACCCTGGCTGCCGATGGCGAGCGCGAAGTGCTGATCAGCTTGCCGGAACAGGATTTTGGCCGCTTCAAGATCGGTCTGCCGGTGGCCGTCGAGTTGTGGTCGCAACCCGGCCAGCGCTTCAGCGGTCGCATCCGCGAACTGTCGCCTTCAGCCGATCCTAAATCGCGCACCTTTGCTGCCCGTATCGCTTTCACTGCAGGCAAAGTACCTGCAGAGCTTGGCCAAAGTGCCCGTGTGTTCATCCAGAGCGAAGGCGCCAGCTCTCTGTCCGTGCCGCTGTCTGCACTGACCGCCGAAAACGGTGCGGCTTATGTGTGGCGCGTGGGCCAGGATAACAAGCTTGAACAAGTACCCGTGCGGGTAGGGCCGTTTGGCGAAAACAGTGTGCCGGTGCTTGAAGGTCTCAAGGCCGATGACTGG
- a CDS encoding OmpA family protein codes for MRNTVLIPALLALSVGLAACSHQPNVNLENAKTNFSALQTNPEATKVAALETKDASEWLDKAEKAYLNKEDESKVDQLAYLTNQRVEVAKQTIALRTAENNLKNAGAARNQALLDARDAQIQQLKGMNAKQTERGTLVTFGDVLFQFGKADLQPNGMRNINTLAEYLLQNPDRKVIVEGYTDSVGSAAFNQTLSERRAESVRNALVRKGVDPTRIVAQGYGKEYPVASNNSDSGRAQNRRVEVTISNDNQPVAPRTSMR; via the coding sequence ATGCGCAATACAGTACTGATCCCTGCCCTGTTGGCCCTGAGCGTTGGCCTGGCGGCGTGCTCGCACCAGCCGAACGTCAACCTGGAAAACGCCAAGACCAACTTCTCGGCCCTGCAGACCAACCCTGAAGCGACCAAGGTGGCAGCCCTGGAAACCAAGGACGCCAGCGAATGGCTGGACAAGGCTGAGAAGGCTTACCTGAACAAGGAAGACGAATCCAAGGTTGACCAACTGGCCTACCTGACCAACCAGCGTGTTGAAGTAGCCAAGCAGACCATCGCGCTGCGTACCGCTGAAAACAACCTGAAAAACGCCGGTGCCGCGCGTAACCAGGCGTTGCTCGATGCGCGTGATGCGCAAATCCAGCAACTCAAGGGCATGAACGCCAAGCAGACCGAGCGCGGCACGCTGGTGACCTTTGGTGATGTGCTGTTCCAGTTCGGCAAGGCTGACCTGCAACCCAACGGCATGCGCAATATCAACACCCTGGCCGAGTACCTGCTGCAGAACCCGGATCGCAAGGTGATTGTCGAGGGTTACACCGACAGCGTCGGCTCGGCGGCTTTCAACCAGACCCTGTCTGAGCGCCGTGCCGAATCGGTGCGTAATGCACTGGTGCGCAAAGGCGTAGACCCGACCCGCATCGTGGCCCAGGGCTATGGCAAGGAATACCCGGTGGCCAGCAACAACAGCGACTCGGGCCGTGCCCAGAACCGCCGCGTTGAAGTGACCATCTCCAACGACAACCAGCCGGTAGCACCGCGTACCTCAATGCGCTAA
- a CDS encoding TetR/AcrR family transcriptional regulator, whose translation MSDNPLPPNALGRPKDLAKRQSILDAAKSLFLTKGYANTSMDAVAGLAGVSKLTVYSHFTDKETLFSSAIMSKCTEQLPLLFFELPAGKPIKDVLLNIARGFQVLINSEESLNLHRLMVALGSQDPKLSQIFLEAGPERVVHEMEGLLRKMDQSGALRIDNPHYAAEHFFCMLKGAPNFRLLFAGGEPPGPEDSEAHVQEVVGIFMRAYQPV comes from the coding sequence ATGTCTGACAATCCTTTACCCCCCAATGCCCTCGGGCGCCCCAAGGACCTGGCAAAACGCCAGTCGATCCTCGACGCCGCCAAAAGCCTGTTTTTGACCAAGGGCTATGCCAACACCAGCATGGATGCGGTTGCGGGCCTGGCCGGTGTGTCAAAACTGACGGTCTACAGCCACTTTACGGACAAGGAGACGCTGTTTTCCTCGGCCATCATGTCCAAATGCACCGAGCAGTTGCCGCTGCTGTTTTTTGAATTGCCTGCAGGCAAGCCGATCAAGGATGTGTTGCTGAACATTGCGCGTGGCTTTCAGGTGCTGATCAACAGCGAGGAGTCGCTGAACCTGCATCGCCTGATGGTCGCCCTGGGCAGCCAGGACCCGAAACTGTCGCAGATCTTCCTGGAGGCCGGGCCTGAGCGGGTGGTCCACGAGATGGAGGGCTTGCTGCGCAAGATGGATCAAAGCGGCGCGCTGCGCATCGACAACCCCCATTATGCGGCGGAGCACTTCTTCTGCATGCTCAAGGGCGCGCCGAACTTTCGCCTGCTGTTTGCCGGCGGTGAGCCGCCGGGGCCTGAGGACAGCGAGGCCCATGTGCAGGAAGTGGTGGGGATATTTATGCGGGCTTATCAGCCAGTTTGA
- a CDS encoding class I SAM-dependent methyltransferase, whose amino-acid sequence MTEQAAGCRIKVEALDEAYQALAEQWAERLGLPLDEPDAEFALQLSAQGLQLQQLGLDAPGPVRVDFVEGGAAHRRLFGGGTGQMIAKAVGIQQGVRPRVLDATAGLGKDAFVLASLGCEMSLIERQPLIGALLEDGLARGLDDFEVAPIVSRMHLLKGNSIEVMRNWEGEPPQVIYLDPMFPHREKTALVKKEMRLFRPLVGDDNDAPALLEAALALASHRVVVKRPRKAPCIAGPKPSHALDGKSSRYDIYPKKALKP is encoded by the coding sequence ATGACTGAGCAAGCAGCGGGCTGTCGTATTAAAGTCGAGGCCCTGGACGAGGCCTATCAGGCCCTGGCCGAACAATGGGCCGAGCGCCTGGGGTTGCCCCTGGACGAACCGGACGCCGAGTTCGCCTTGCAGTTGAGCGCCCAGGGTTTGCAGTTGCAGCAGTTGGGCCTGGATGCGCCCGGCCCGGTGCGGGTCGATTTTGTCGAAGGCGGCGCGGCCCATCGCCGTTTGTTTGGCGGCGGTACGGGGCAGATGATCGCCAAGGCCGTGGGCATCCAGCAGGGCGTGCGCCCGCGAGTGCTGGATGCCACGGCAGGGTTGGGCAAAGATGCGTTCGTGCTTGCGAGCCTGGGCTGCGAAATGAGTCTGATCGAGCGCCAGCCGCTGATTGGCGCCTTGCTGGAAGACGGGCTGGCCCGTGGCCTGGATGATTTTGAGGTGGCGCCGATCGTGTCGCGCATGCACCTGCTCAAGGGCAATTCGATCGAAGTGATGCGCAATTGGGAAGGCGAACCGCCGCAGGTGATCTACCTGGACCCGATGTTCCCCCATCGCGAGAAAACCGCCCTGGTGAAAAAGGAAATGCGCCTGTTCCGGCCATTGGTGGGCGACGACAACGATGCCCCGGCGTTGCTTGAGGCGGCGTTGGCATTGGCCAGCCACCGGGTGGTGGTCAAGCGCCCGCGCAAGGCGCCGTGTATTGCCGGGCCCAAGCCGAGCCATGCGCTGGATGGTAAATCGAGCCGGTACGATATTTATCCGAAGAAGGCGTTGAAGCCTTAA
- the tsaB gene encoding tRNA (adenosine(37)-N6)-threonylcarbamoyltransferase complex dimerization subunit type 1 TsaB, with amino-acid sequence MTTLLALDTATEACSVALLHDGKVTSHYEVIPRLHAQKLLPMIKDLLAAAGVELSAVEAIAFGRGPGAFTGVRIAIGVVQGLAFALERPVLPISNLAVLAQRAHREHGATQVVAAIDARMDEVYWGCYREEAGEMRLQGAEAVLAPEAAALPDGATGDWYGAGTGWGYAERLNVKPYAMDAGMLPHAEDLLTLARFAWDRGEAIRADDAQPVYLRDKVAATKAERGV; translated from the coding sequence ATGACCACCTTGCTGGCCCTGGATACCGCGACTGAAGCTTGCTCAGTTGCCTTGTTGCACGATGGCAAGGTTACGAGCCACTACGAGGTGATCCCGCGCCTGCATGCGCAAAAGCTGTTACCGATGATCAAGGACCTGCTGGCGGCGGCCGGTGTCGAGCTGTCGGCGGTCGAGGCCATTGCCTTCGGTCGCGGGCCGGGTGCCTTTACCGGTGTGCGTATCGCCATCGGCGTGGTGCAGGGCCTGGCCTTTGCGCTGGAGCGCCCGGTGTTGCCGATTTCCAACCTGGCGGTCCTGGCCCAGCGCGCCCATCGCGAGCACGGCGCCACCCAGGTGGTAGCGGCCATTGATGCGCGCATGGACGAGGTGTACTGGGGTTGCTATCGCGAAGAGGCCGGTGAGATGCGTCTGCAAGGCGCCGAAGCGGTATTGGCGCCTGAAGCTGCGGCCTTGCCCGATGGCGCCACAGGCGACTGGTATGGCGCGGGCACGGGCTGGGGTTATGCCGAGCGCTTGAACGTCAAGCCTTACGCGATGGATGCGGGGATGTTGCCCCACGCCGAAGACCTGCTGACCCTGGCCCGCTTTGCCTGGGACCGTGGCGAAGCCATCCGCGCCGATGACGCCCAGCCGGTGTACCTGCGTGACAAGGTTGCGGCAACAAAAGCCGAACGTGGCGTCTGA
- a CDS encoding alpha/beta hydrolase, translated as MKTLAALCLLLTLSGCSSLLFYPEPGQPITPTAAGLDYRDVTLTAADGTRLHGWWLPAKKGVPLKGTVLHLHGNGGNLAYHLGATAWLPEQGYQVLMLDYRGYGLSQGAPGLPEVYQDIDAAFDWLQHEPQAQGLPLIVLGQSLGGAMGIHYLSEHPQQRERITALVLDGVPASYREVGQFALSTSWLTWPLQVPLSWLVPDADSAIYAMPNMGDTPMLIFHSLDDPVVPLSNGLRLYQAAPPPKVLQLTRGGHVQTFADPTWRQVMLRYLDDPQHFNGVRRLGEIANYPASTNTELEPESQQ; from the coding sequence ATGAAAACCCTGGCTGCACTCTGCCTGCTGCTGACCCTCAGCGGATGCAGCTCCCTGCTGTTCTATCCCGAGCCCGGCCAGCCGATCACCCCGACGGCCGCGGGCCTGGACTACCGTGATGTCACCCTGACAGCCGCCGATGGCACCCGCCTGCACGGTTGGTGGCTGCCGGCCAAAAAAGGCGTGCCACTCAAGGGCACGGTGCTGCATTTGCACGGCAATGGCGGCAACCTGGCTTACCACCTGGGCGCCACGGCCTGGTTGCCGGAGCAGGGCTATCAAGTGCTGATGCTCGACTATCGCGGTTATGGCCTGTCCCAAGGGGCGCCGGGGTTGCCGGAGGTGTACCAGGACATCGATGCCGCTTTTGACTGGTTGCAGCATGAGCCGCAAGCCCAGGGATTGCCGCTGATTGTGCTGGGGCAAAGCCTGGGCGGCGCGATGGGTATTCATTATTTGAGTGAGCACCCGCAGCAGCGGGAGCGCATCACGGCCCTGGTGCTCGATGGCGTGCCGGCCAGTTACCGCGAAGTGGGGCAATTTGCCCTGAGCACCTCCTGGCTGACCTGGCCGTTGCAAGTGCCGCTGTCCTGGCTGGTGCCGGATGCCGACAGTGCCATTTACGCGATGCCGAACATGGGCGACACGCCGATGCTGATCTTCCACAGTCTGGATGATCCCGTCGTGCCGCTTTCCAATGGTCTGCGCCTGTACCAGGCTGCGCCACCGCCCAAGGTGCTGCAACTGACCCGTGGCGGCCATGTACAGACGTTTGCCGACCCGACCTGGCGCCAGGTAATGCTGCGATACCTGGATGACCCGCAACACTTCAATGGCGTGCGGCGCCTGGGCGAAATCGCCAACTACCCCGCCTCAACGAACACCGAACTTGAACCCGAGAGCCAACAATGA
- the ppc gene encoding phosphoenolpyruvate carboxylase, producing MTDIDARLRDDVHLLGELLGNTIRDQYGDAFLAKIELIRKGAKADRRGTTGEELSAILDALGDDEVLPVARAFNQFLNLANIAEQYELIHRREEGQPQPFEALVLPQLLERLLAEGHDPESLARQVSRLEIELVLTAHPTEVTRRTLIQKYDAIAEQLAAQDHRELTLAEKSEIQQRLQRLIAEAWHTEEIRRTRPTPVDEAKWGFAVIEHSLWHAVPHMLRKADKALHAATGLHLPLEAAPIRFASWMGGDRDGNPNVTASVTREVLLLARWMAADLYLRDLDKLAADLSMQHASAELLAAAGDSAEPYRAVLKQLRERLRATRSWAHSALHSTQAPPPEVLQDNRELLAPLQLCYQSLHACGMGVIADGPLLDFLRRAVTFGLFLVRLDVRQDAARHASAMTEITDYLGLGRYEDWDEDARLIFLMRELNNRRPLLPGYFKPGADTAEVLATCREVAAAPGASLGSYVISMAGAASDVLAVQLLLKEAGLVRPMRVVPLFETLADLDNAGPVVERLLLLPGYRAHLQGPQEVMIGYSDSAKDAGTTAAAWAQYRAQEALVNICREQGVELLLFHGRGGTVGRGGGPAHAAILSQPPGSVAGRFRTTEQGEMIRFKFGLPDIAEQNLNLYLAAVLEATLLPPPLPEPGWRVLMDELAADGVAAYRGVVRDNPQFVEYFRQSTPEQELGRLPLGSRPAKRRAGGIESLRAIPWIFGWTQTRLMLPAWLGWETALSQALARGEGEQLAQMREQWPFFRTRIDMLEMVLAKADADIARLYDERLVSPELLPLGAHLRDLLSQACSVVLGLTGQAQLMAHSPETLEFIRLRNTYLDPLHLLQAELLARSRRQQAAQDSPLEQALLVTVAGIAAGLRNTG from the coding sequence ATGACCGATATTGATGCACGCTTGCGCGATGATGTTCACCTGCTGGGTGAGCTGTTGGGTAATACGATTCGTGACCAATACGGCGACGCTTTTCTCGCCAAGATCGAGCTGATTCGCAAGGGGGCAAAGGCCGACCGGCGCGGCACTACGGGCGAGGAATTGAGTGCGATTCTGGATGCCCTGGGCGATGACGAAGTGCTGCCCGTGGCGCGGGCCTTTAACCAGTTTTTGAACCTGGCCAACATTGCCGAGCAGTACGAATTGATCCACCGGCGTGAAGAAGGCCAGCCCCAACCCTTCGAAGCGTTAGTGTTGCCGCAACTGCTGGAACGTCTGCTGGCCGAAGGACATGACCCGGAGTCGCTGGCGCGTCAGGTCAGCCGCCTTGAAATCGAACTGGTGCTCACCGCGCACCCTACTGAGGTGACCCGCCGTACGCTGATTCAAAAGTACGATGCAATCGCCGAACAGCTGGCGGCCCAGGACCACCGTGAGCTGACCCTGGCGGAAAAATCCGAGATCCAGCAGCGCTTGCAGCGCCTGATTGCCGAGGCCTGGCATACCGAAGAAATCCGCCGCACCCGGCCCACGCCTGTCGATGAGGCCAAGTGGGGTTTTGCGGTTATCGAGCATTCGTTGTGGCACGCCGTGCCGCATATGTTGCGCAAGGCCGACAAGGCCCTGCATGCGGCCACTGGCCTGCATTTGCCTCTGGAAGCGGCGCCGATCCGCTTTGCATCCTGGATGGGCGGCGACCGTGACGGCAACCCCAATGTCACTGCCAGCGTGACCCGTGAAGTACTGCTGCTGGCGCGCTGGATGGCCGCGGATCTGTACCTGCGCGATCTCGACAAACTGGCAGCCGATCTGTCGATGCAACACGCCAGCGCCGAGCTGCTGGCCGCAGCAGGCGACAGTGCCGAACCGTATCGGGCCGTGCTCAAGCAACTGCGCGAACGCCTGCGTGCGACGCGCAGCTGGGCTCATAGCGCCTTGCACAGCACCCAGGCGCCACCGCCCGAAGTGCTGCAGGACAACCGCGAGCTGCTGGCGCCGTTGCAGCTTTGCTATCAGTCCTTGCATGCCTGTGGCATGGGCGTGATTGCCGATGGCCCGTTGTTGGACTTTCTGCGCCGGGCGGTGACCTTCGGCCTGTTCCTGGTGCGCCTCGATGTGCGCCAGGACGCCGCCCGCCATGCCTCGGCCATGACCGAAATCACCGATTACCTGGGCCTGGGTCGCTATGAAGACTGGGACGAAGATGCGCGCCTGATCTTTCTGATGCGTGAATTGAACAACCGTCGGCCGCTGTTGCCCGGTTATTTCAAGCCGGGTGCCGACACCGCCGAAGTGCTGGCGACCTGCCGCGAAGTGGCTGCCGCGCCTGGCGCCTCGCTGGGTTCCTATGTGATTTCGATGGCAGGTGCCGCTTCCGATGTACTGGCGGTGCAACTGTTACTCAAGGAGGCCGGGCTGGTGCGGCCGATGCGGGTTGTACCGCTGTTTGAAACCCTGGCTGACCTGGACAATGCCGGGCCGGTGGTCGAGCGCCTGCTGTTGCTGCCGGGCTATCGTGCCCATCTGCAGGGGCCGCAGGAAGTGATGATCGGTTATTCCGACTCGGCCAAGGATGCTGGCACCACGGCAGCCGCTTGGGCGCAATACCGGGCGCAGGAAGCCCTGGTCAATATCTGCCGTGAGCAAGGTGTCGAGCTGCTGTTGTTTCATGGTCGCGGCGGTACCGTGGGGCGCGGCGGTGGCCCGGCTCACGCGGCGATCCTGTCACAGCCGCCGGGCTCGGTGGCGGGGCGTTTCCGCACCACTGAACAAGGCGAAATGATTCGCTTTAAATTCGGCCTGCCGGACATTGCCGAACAAAATCTCAATCTGTATCTGGCCGCAGTACTGGAAGCCACTTTGCTGCCGCCGCCCTTGCCGGAGCCGGGCTGGCGGGTGTTGATGGATGAGCTGGCGGCGGATGGCGTCGCTGCCTACCGTGGCGTGGTTCGGGACAATCCGCAGTTCGTCGAGTATTTCCGCCAGTCCACCCCGGAGCAGGAACTGGGCCGCTTGCCTCTGGGCAGCCGGCCGGCCAAGCGCCGGGCAGGGGGGATTGAAAGCCTGCGGGCCATCCCGTGGATTTTCGGCTGGACCCAGACCCGCCTGATGCTACCCGCCTGGCTGGGCTGGGAGACCGCCCTGAGCCAGGCACTGGCACGGGGCGAAGGGGAGCAGTTGGCACAAATGCGCGAGCAGTGGCCGTTTTTCCGCACCCGCATCGACATGCTGGAGATGGTGCTGGCCAAGGCCGATGCCGATATCGCCCGGCTCTACGACGAGCGTCTGGTGAGCCCGGAACTGCTGCCATTGGGTGCGCACTTACGCGACTTATTGTCGCAGGCGTGTTCGGTGGTGCTGGGTTTGACCGGCCAGGCGCAGTTGATGGCACATAGCCCGGAGACGCTTGAGTTCATCCGTTTGCGCAACACTTACCTGGACCCTCTTCATCTATTGCAGGCCGAGCTGCTGGCGCGGTCGCGACGCCAGCAAGCGGCGCAGGACAGCCCTCTGGAACAAGCGTTGCTGGTGACTGTGGCCGGGATCGCGGCCGGCTTGCGCAACACCGGCTAG
- the adk gene encoding adenylate kinase has protein sequence MRVILLGAPGAGKGTQAKFITEKFGIPQISTGDMLRAAVKAGTELGLIAKGVMDSGGLVSDDLIINLVKERIAQPDCVNGFLFDGFPRTIPQAEALVKAGVELDHVLEIAVEDEEIVQRIAGRRVHEASGRVYHTVYNPPKVAGKDDVTGEDLVQRKDDTEETVRHRLSVYHSQTKPLVDFYQKLAAAQGKPKYSHVEGVGSVESITAKVLEALS, from the coding sequence ATGCGCGTAATTCTGCTGGGAGCTCCCGGGGCCGGTAAAGGTACTCAGGCAAAGTTCATCACTGAAAAATTTGGCATCCCGCAAATCTCCACTGGCGACATGTTGCGTGCAGCCGTTAAAGCCGGCACCGAACTGGGCCTGATCGCCAAAGGCGTGATGGACAGCGGCGGTCTGGTTTCCGATGACCTGATCATCAACCTGGTGAAAGAGCGTATTGCTCAGCCGGATTGCGTCAACGGTTTCCTGTTCGACGGTTTCCCGCGCACCATCCCGCAAGCTGAAGCGCTGGTCAAAGCCGGTGTAGAGCTGGATCACGTGCTGGAAATCGCCGTTGAAGACGAAGAGATTGTCCAGCGTATTGCTGGCCGTCGCGTACACGAAGCCTCGGGCCGCGTGTACCACACCGTCTACAACCCGCCAAAGGTTGCAGGCAAGGACGATGTGACCGGCGAAGACCTGGTACAGCGCAAGGACGACACCGAAGAAACCGTTCGTCACCGCCTGTCTGTCTATCATTCGCAAACCAAGCCGCTGGTGGACTTCTACCAGAAGCTGGCTGCTGCCCAGGGCAAGCCCAAGTACAGCCACGTTGAAGGCGTTGGCTCGGTAGAATCGATCACGGCCAAGGTGCTTGAAGCGCTGAGCTGA